A window of the Rhodoferax sp. GW822-FHT02A01 genome harbors these coding sequences:
- the lysA gene encoding diaminopimelate decarboxylase, with the protein MNPFAPSLLADLAHQHGTPLWVYDANTILERVAALKQFDTIRFAQKANSNTHLLRLMRAQGVAVDAVSLGEIERALAAGFQPGLHDGHAEIVFTADLLDHATLARVAELGIPVNCGSIDMLGQLAAVSPGHPVWLRINPGFGHGHSNKTNTGGEHSKHGIWHGELVRACTQIRSLGLQLQGLHMHIGSGVDYGHLQEVCGAMVELVKTVQAQGLDLQAISAGGGLSIPYRAGEPVIDTAHYFDLWDAARKTIQSLLGHAVALEIEPGRYLVAESGVLVCEVRASKMQGSQNFVLVDAGFSDLMRPAMYGSHHGMEIIHADGGKPGGATLATVVAGPLCESGDVFTQGEGGVVLYRELAQAQVGDLLVVHDTGAYGASMSSNYNTRPLIAEVLVEGGKARLIRRRQTVAELLALESV; encoded by the coding sequence ATGAATCCTTTTGCTCCCTCCCTCCTGGCCGATCTGGCCCACCAGCATGGCACCCCTTTGTGGGTGTATGACGCCAACACCATCCTTGAACGCGTCGCGGCGCTGAAGCAGTTCGACACGATTCGTTTTGCCCAGAAAGCCAATTCCAACACCCATCTGCTGCGTTTGATGCGTGCGCAAGGCGTGGCGGTGGATGCGGTGTCTCTGGGGGAGATCGAACGGGCACTCGCAGCGGGTTTTCAGCCCGGCCTGCACGACGGCCATGCCGAAATCGTATTCACGGCCGATCTGCTGGACCATGCGACGTTGGCGCGTGTGGCCGAGCTGGGCATTCCGGTGAACTGCGGCTCCATCGACATGCTGGGCCAATTGGCAGCGGTCAGCCCCGGCCATCCGGTGTGGTTGCGCATCAACCCCGGCTTCGGCCATGGCCACAGCAACAAGACCAATACCGGCGGCGAACACAGCAAGCATGGCATCTGGCATGGTGAGCTGGTGCGTGCCTGCACGCAGATCCGTTCGCTGGGCCTGCAGCTGCAAGGTCTGCACATGCACATTGGCTCGGGCGTGGATTATGGTCACCTGCAGGAAGTCTGCGGCGCCATGGTGGAATTGGTGAAGACGGTGCAGGCGCAGGGGCTGGACTTGCAGGCCATCTCCGCTGGTGGCGGCCTGTCCATTCCCTACCGGGCCGGCGAGCCTGTGATCGATACCGCGCACTACTTTGACTTGTGGGATGCCGCGCGCAAGACCATCCAGTCGCTGCTGGGCCATGCCGTAGCGCTGGAAATCGAGCCCGGCCGCTACCTGGTAGCCGAGTCCGGCGTGCTGGTGTGTGAAGTGCGCGCCAGCAAGATGCAGGGCAGCCAGAACTTTGTGCTGGTGGATGCCGGTTTCAGCGACCTGATGCGCCCGGCCATGTATGGCAGCCACCACGGCATGGAGATCATCCATGCCGATGGCGGCAAGCCCGGCGGTGCAACCCTGGCCACCGTGGTCGCTGGTCCGCTGTGCGAGTCGGGCGACGTGTTCACCCAGGGTGAGGGTGGCGTGGTGCTGTATCGCGAGCTGGCGCAGGCGCAGGTGGGCGACTTGTTGGTGGTGCATGACACGGGCGCTTATGGCGCGTCCATGTCTTCCAACTACAACACCCGTCCCCTGATTGCCGAGGTGCTGGTCGAAGGCGGCAAGGCCCGGCTGATTCGTCGCCGCCAGACCGTGGCCGAGCTGCTGGCGCTGGAGTCTGTCTAG
- a CDS encoding DMT family transporter, with protein MQALWMIAASFFFASMAVGIKFASHSFGTPEVIFYRGLVSMVFMAVVVRARGASLRTAVPMMHVTRSTVGVISMGSWFYGIAHLPLATAMTLNYMSGVWIAAFIVGGSLLYGKAEKQGPLLVTVLAGFGGVVLTLRPTIDHDQLFAGVVGLLSGIGSALAYMQVTALGKAGETEERTVFYFSVGTTLVGAVGMLLTPTTPWSEVRWQDAAWVIPIGVLASLGQWSMTRAYSQGSTLVVASMQYSGIVFASIFSLTLFGDHIAPMGWLGIAVIVASGVAATALRARTLPDTPAEDH; from the coding sequence GCCTCAATGGCGGTGGGAATCAAGTTCGCATCGCACAGCTTCGGAACGCCCGAGGTCATCTTCTACCGGGGATTGGTCAGCATGGTCTTCATGGCCGTGGTGGTGCGCGCGCGCGGCGCCAGTCTGCGCACCGCGGTACCCATGATGCATGTGACGCGCAGCACGGTAGGCGTCATCTCCATGGGCTCATGGTTTTATGGCATTGCCCACCTTCCCCTGGCTACCGCCATGACGCTGAATTACATGAGCGGTGTATGGATTGCTGCGTTCATCGTGGGCGGCTCACTGCTGTACGGCAAGGCTGAAAAGCAAGGCCCCTTGCTGGTCACCGTGCTGGCGGGCTTCGGTGGCGTTGTGCTGACGCTGCGACCCACCATAGACCACGACCAGCTATTTGCCGGCGTTGTGGGTCTGCTTTCCGGTATTGGCTCTGCGCTGGCGTACATGCAAGTAACAGCCCTGGGCAAAGCGGGCGAGACCGAAGAGCGCACCGTGTTCTACTTTTCCGTCGGCACAACCCTGGTCGGTGCTGTCGGCATGCTGCTCACACCGACCACACCATGGTCCGAAGTGCGCTGGCAAGACGCTGCCTGGGTGATACCCATTGGCGTGCTGGCGTCGCTGGGCCAATGGAGCATGACCCGCGCCTACAGCCAGGGCTCCACGCTGGTGGTGGCCAGCATGCAGTACTCGGGCATCGTGTTTGCCTCCATCTTCAGCCTGACCTTGTTCGGCGACCATATAGCGCCCATGGGCTGGTTGGGTATTGCAGTGATCGTGGCCAGCGGCGTTGCGGCCACCGCACTGCGCGCCCGCACCTTGCCCGATACTCCGGCCGAAGACCATTAG
- a CDS encoding sulfurtransferase, with protein MPTTFNTLISAAELQHLMSSGQPYMVFDCSGDLMNPENGPAIYREAHIPGAVYAHLDSALSAKGERSVTGAQSGGRHPLPARAIFAQWLGSVGFANGMQAVVYDRQGANYCGRLWWMLKWLGHDNVAVLDGGLQAWQAAGGAVSSGTEPLAPSTTFQIHDALVALVDADTVVKNLGQPGQHIVDARGTPRFKGETEPIDPVAGHIPGALNRPFNLNIGPDGKFKDAATLRAEFTALLGQRDPAAVVHHCGSGVSAVPNILAMEIAGLGRTALFAGSWSEWCSDRSRPVAKG; from the coding sequence ATGCCCACCACCTTCAACACATTGATTTCCGCCGCAGAACTGCAGCATCTGATGTCCAGTGGCCAGCCGTACATGGTGTTCGACTGCAGCGGTGACCTGATGAATCCCGAAAACGGCCCGGCCATATACCGCGAGGCCCATATCCCCGGCGCCGTGTACGCCCACCTAGATTCAGCCCTCAGTGCCAAGGGGGAGCGTAGCGTGACGGGAGCGCAATCGGGCGGGCGCCATCCCTTGCCCGCGCGCGCAATCTTTGCCCAGTGGCTGGGCAGCGTGGGCTTTGCCAACGGCATGCAGGCCGTGGTCTACGACCGCCAGGGTGCCAACTACTGCGGCCGCCTGTGGTGGATGCTCAAGTGGCTGGGCCATGACAATGTTGCGGTGCTGGACGGTGGCCTGCAGGCCTGGCAAGCGGCGGGCGGCGCCGTATCCAGCGGAACCGAGCCCCTTGCCCCAAGCACCACATTCCAGATACACGACGCGCTGGTGGCATTGGTGGACGCGGATACCGTGGTGAAGAACCTGGGGCAACCCGGGCAACACATTGTGGATGCCCGGGGCACGCCGCGCTTCAAAGGCGAGACCGAACCGATCGACCCGGTGGCCGGGCACATCCCCGGCGCACTGAACCGCCCGTTCAACCTCAACATCGGTCCCGATGGCAAGTTCAAGGACGCAGCCACGCTGCGCGCCGAGTTCACCGCCTTGCTGGGTCAGCGCGACCCGGCTGCGGTTGTGCACCACTGCGGCAGCGGTGTCAGCGCCGTGCCCAACATCCTGGCCATGGAAATTGCCGGGCTGGGCCGCACCGCCCTCTTTGCGGGAAGCTGGAGCGAGTGGTGCAGTGACCGGTCGCGCCCGGTCGCCAAAGGCTAG
- a CDS encoding LysR family transcriptional regulator: MLTHRQLSMFRTVMLHGNLSRAAEATNSSQPTLSRELARLEQLLGFSLFDRVRGRLRPTARALALMQEVERSFVGLDQIAQRARELRSFSSTRLRLACLPALAHALVPHALQVLSQTAPEALVSVHPMESPWLEQALSEQRFDLGLSESDEAPAGVIVSTLLQANEVAVLPSAHALCRKRRLQLQDFEGERFISLAANDPYRRAIDSMFAEHGVQRALYLETESAAAVCAMVRQGLGVAIVNPLTALECAGNGLEVRPLGASIAFQIRLLLPEIAAPHPLRDGLVQALQQACKSLGSRLHAN, from the coding sequence ATGTTGACGCACCGCCAGCTCAGCATGTTTCGCACCGTGATGCTGCACGGCAATCTGAGCCGCGCCGCCGAGGCCACCAACTCCAGCCAACCGACGCTCAGCCGAGAACTGGCACGCCTGGAGCAGTTGCTGGGTTTTTCCCTTTTTGACAGGGTGCGCGGTCGCCTGCGCCCCACGGCCCGGGCGCTGGCTCTGATGCAGGAAGTGGAGCGCTCCTTTGTGGGCCTGGATCAGATTGCCCAACGTGCACGCGAGCTGCGCAGCTTCAGCAGCACCCGGCTGCGGCTGGCCTGCCTGCCGGCTCTGGCCCACGCGCTGGTTCCCCATGCTTTGCAGGTGCTGTCGCAAACGGCCCCCGAGGCGCTGGTCAGCGTGCACCCCATGGAGTCCCCCTGGCTGGAACAGGCCCTGTCCGAGCAGCGCTTTGACCTGGGGCTGAGTGAGTCCGACGAAGCACCGGCAGGGGTGATCGTTTCGACCTTGTTGCAGGCCAATGAAGTGGCGGTGCTGCCCAGCGCCCACGCGCTATGCAGAAAAAGGCGGCTGCAACTGCAGGACTTTGAAGGCGAGCGGTTCATCAGCCTGGCGGCCAACGATCCCTATCGCCGCGCGATAGATAGCATGTTTGCCGAGCATGGCGTGCAGCGCGCGCTCTACCTGGAGACCGAAAGCGCCGCCGCCGTGTGTGCCATGGTGCGCCAGGGTCTGGGTGTGGCCATCGTCAACCCACTGACCGCGCTGGAGTGCGCCGGCAACGGGCTGGAAGTCCGTCCCCTGGGCGCCAGCATCGCTTTCCAGATTCGTCTGCTGCTGCCGGAGATTGCTGCACCGCATCCGCTGCGCGATGGGCTGGTGCAGGCCCTGCAACAGGCTTGCAAGTCGCTGGGCTCCCGCCTGCACGCCAACTGA